Proteins encoded in a region of the Nicotiana tomentosiformis chromosome 9, ASM39032v3, whole genome shotgun sequence genome:
- the LOC104116531 gene encoding uncharacterized protein: MSRSREAAAMKRKRPDLDSPTRGLPDAECVVLSLVKNKKNLGIWVAEVKKEANLPPTLVDKSLTALVKKKLIKQVVNIQNKGKKHYMAVEFEPSEELTGGSWYSEGNLDKEFITVLRDTCFKVIELLKVATVEGIHNFLKKRKVVECTGQQIAEILNSMVLDNAIIEVKSTGLGEYHSIPVGSVCYRTSSGVALGTGPKTIGPMASIPCGACRRISQCSPNGVISPQTCVYYTKWLNTEF, from the coding sequence ATGAGTCGATCAAGGGAAGCGGCCGCCATGAAGCGAAAAAGACCAGACTTGGATTCACCTACTCGGGGACTTCCAGATGCTGAATGTGTAGTGCTCAGTCTggtcaaaaataaaaagaatctgGGCATCTGGGTGGCAGAGGTGAAAAAGGAGGCAAACCTCCCACCAACTCTTGTGGATAAATCCCTGACAGCACTCGTGAAAAAGAAGTTGATAAAACAAGTTGTGAATATCCAAAATAAGGGAAAGAAACATTACATGGCTGTTGAGTTTGAACCTTCGGAGGAATTGACTGGTGGTTCATGGTACTCTGAGGGAAATCTTGATAAGGAATTCATCACTGTTCTCAGAGACACTTGCTTCAAGGTCATAGAATTGCTGAAAGTTGCTACTGTGGAGGGAATCCACAACTTCTTGAAGAAAAGGAAAGTTGTTGAGTGCACCGGTCAGCAAATTGCGGAAATATTGAACTCTATGGTTCTAGACAATGCTATTATAGAGGTGAAGAGCACTGGATTGGGAGAATATCATTCTATTCCTGTTGGATCAGTTTGTTATCGAACTTCAAGCGGAGTAGCTTTAGGGACTGGTCCGAAAACAATAGGGCCAATGGCTTCAATTCCATGTGGTGCTTGCCGTAGGATTAGTCAATGTTCACCTAATGGAGTTATATCCCCACAAACATGTGTCTATTACACTAAATGGTTGAACACTGAATTTTGA